The region CGTGACCAGCGAGCGGAAACCTGATTGCTGGCGCAGGGCCTCGGCCTCGCCCACGCCGACGGTGAAGGGAATCCCGGCCTCGCGCAGCCTTGCCAACCCGCGCCCAGCGACTTGCGGGTTGGGGTCCAGGGCGGCGACGACCACCCGCCCCACGCCCGCCGTGACGAGGGCGTCGGCGCAGGGGGGGGTGCGCCCGAAGTGGCTGCACGGCTCCAGGGTGACGTAGGCGGTCGCGCCCCTGGCCCGCTCGCCCGCCTCCCGCAGCGCGAAGACCTCGGCGTGGGGGTCCCCGGCGCGGGGGTGAAAGCCCCGGCCCACCACCTTGTCCCCCCGCACGAGCACGCAGCCCACCGGGGGATTGGGGGCGGTGCGGCCCAGGCCCCGCGCGGCTTCGGCCAGCGCGAGGGCCATGCGCTCTGCGTCTTCCGGGCGTGACGCCTCTCCAACGGGCAAGACGCCAGTCCCAGGACTGTTCATTCCAGACATACGGTGTCGCCGCCCGCCGGGGTGGCGGGCAAGGCGGCCTCCTTCTTCCATCCGGACTTCGGGAGTGACCGCCGCTTGGCCCGTCACATCCCTCTTACCGTCGGCCCCGGAGTTGCACCGGGTCGGGCCTGCGCGTGGTGCAGTTTGCGCGGGCTTCGCGGGCTGACCAGCGTGGAAAACTGGATCACCGCCGGTGGGGAGTCTCACCCCGCCCCGAAAGAGGTCGGCCCCGGTCCCGCACGGGACGGGAGCCAGGGCCGATGCTAGCGCGGGGGCGGGAAGCGCACTGTGTGGGGTTATCCAGCCTGCACGTGCGCCAGCATCAGCCGGGCGGTGGCCTCCAGCGCATCCGTGTGGGTGCGCTCATAGGCGTGGCTGGCGTCCACGCCGGGGCCGATCAGGGCGACCGGGTAGTCGCCGCCCGCCCGCCACGCCGCCGTACCGTCCGAGGCGTAGTAGGGGTAGAGGTCCACCCGCAGCTCCAGCCCGGCCCACCGCGCCGACTCGCGCAGGCGGTTCCCGAGCGCGTGGTCATACGGCCCACCGCTGTCGGCCACGCAGAGAGTGACGTGGTGCTCGCTGCTGGTCTGGCCCTCGCCCACGGCGGCCATGTCCACCGCGATCAGCTCGTCGGTGTGGGGCGGGATGCCGGTCGCGGCCCCGTGCCCGACCTCCTCGTAGGTGGTGATGTGGAAGGCGACCGTGCGGACGGGCGGTGCCCCCAGCAGGGCGCGGGTCACGCCCACGAAGACGGCGACGGCGGCCTTGTCGTCGAGGTGACGGCCCTTGATGTACCCGGCGTCCGTAAGCAGGGCGCGGGGCTCGAAGCTCACGAAATCTCCCACCTCGACCCCAAGTGCCCGCGTCTCCTCCGGGGAGGCGGTGCGGGCGTCCAGCCGGACCTCCATCACGCTCTGCTCGCGCCGCAGCTCGCGCAGGGCGGGGCCGTGGACGTGGGTGCTCTGGAGGGTGTTCACGACGGTGCCGGTGAGGGCCGCACCGCCCTGAGTGTGGACCTGAACGTATGCTCCCTCCACCGTCGCCCAGTCGTAGCCCCCTAGCATGGCGAGGCGCAGGCGGCCCGTGTCCTTGATCTCCTTGACCATCGCCCCCAGCGTGTCCACGTGGCCGCTGAAGGTGGTGTGGCCCGCGCCCGTTCCCGCGACCTCCCAGGTCAGCGCTCCCTTCTTCGTGCGGCTGTGCGGGACGCCGAGGGTGTCCAGCTCGGCCTCCAGCAACTGAATCGCCCCCTCAGTGAATCCGGTCGGGCTGGGGGTGTTCAGCAATCTCAGCAGCAGGTCCACGGTGGCGGGGAGGTCAAAGCTCATGGGGAGCAGCATACCGGCGGGGGGCGCTTGACCCTCCCCCAGGGGCAGGCCGCATGCTGCCCTCACCTCCGGAGGGCCGCATGACCGACACCCAGGACACGCTTTCTATCGGCGCTTTCGCCCGCGCCTCGCGCCTGAGCCTCAAGGCGCTGCGGCTGTACGACGACCTCGGCCTGCTGCCCCCCGACCGGGTGGACCCGGACACGGGCTACCGCTTCTACGCGCCCGGTCAGATCGGCACAGCCCGCCTGATCGGCCTGCTGCGGACGGTCGAGATGCCGCTGGCCGACATCCGCGCCCTGCTGGACGCCCCGGCGCCCGAGCGGGCCAGGCGGGTGGAGGCGTACTGGCGGGAGGCACAGGCCCTTCACCTTCAGCGGGCCGCCGTCGCGCGGCACCTGATCCACACCCTCCGAGGAGACCCCATGCCCACG is a window of Deinococcus terrestris DNA encoding:
- a CDS encoding M42 family metallopeptidase, producing the protein MSFDLPATVDLLLRLLNTPSPTGFTEGAIQLLEAELDTLGVPHSRTKKGALTWEVAGTGAGHTTFSGHVDTLGAMVKEIKDTGRLRLAMLGGYDWATVEGAYVQVHTQGGAALTGTVVNTLQSTHVHGPALRELRREQSVMEVRLDARTASPEETRALGVEVGDFVSFEPRALLTDAGYIKGRHLDDKAAVAVFVGVTRALLGAPPVRTVAFHITTYEEVGHGAATGIPPHTDELIAVDMAAVGEGQTSSEHHVTLCVADSGGPYDHALGNRLRESARWAGLELRVDLYPYYASDGTAAWRAGGDYPVALIGPGVDASHAYERTHTDALEATARLMLAHVQAG